The DNA sequence AAGTGGACCTGGACCTGTTCCCCACCGAGCTGTTCAGCAGCCTGGCGGTATCCAAAACCGCAACGGCCGGCCAGCTCGAAGGCGGGGTATCCGGTTATGTGAACATGCGCACGGCGCGCCCTTCCGACTTTGATGGCCAGCATTTCAGTTACTCCCTGGAAGGGGCCTATAGCGAGCTGAGCGAGGATGTCAGCCCCAAGTATTCGTTCATGTATAGCAACTCCAACGAACAGTTTGGCGTGCTGTTTGGTCTGGCCGGTGAGCAGAAAAGCTCCCGGGTGGACGGCTATGAAGCGGTTGCGCTCTACACCGACGGCTGTGTGGCCGAGTGGAGTAACCCCGAGCGCACCAACTCGGCCTGTGTCGAAGGCAGCGAAGGCTTCAACCACTTTTTCTGGAGCCCTGAAGCCACACCGGACTACGCGGCGGCCAAAGACGGCGTGGCAGTGGGTGACCCGGTCGATCCGGTAGCCACCTCTGGTCTGGACGCCGAGACACTGGACACCGCCCTGCTGCCCTATCTCGGCCGTCCGATGACCGCCGTGGGCGACCGCGACCGGATGACCGGCTTGCTCTCGCTGGAGTTCCGTCCCAATGACGATATGGAGTTCGTCCTGGACACCATGTATGCCCAGGCCGATCGTGACTTCACCCGTACCGAAGCCATGCTGTGGGGACGGCGCAACTACCTGCATCAAGGGGCGGCCATCATCCCCGAAGATGTCACGGTTGAGAACGGTTATGTCACCGACGCAACCTTTTACAACGCCCACATCTGGGTAGGCTCGCATCAGTACACCGAAGACCTGAACTTTGTCAGTTTCATGCCCAGCATGGCCTGGCAGATCAGCGATGACTTCAAGGCCGACATCTCGGCGAGCTATACCAAGTCAGAATTCGATCGCGATGAGCCTTATGTGCTGTATATGTCCCCCGGTGCGACCATGCAGTACACCGTGTCCGGCACTCTGCCCTCGTTCAACTTCAGTCTCGACCCGGCCAGCCCCGATATTGGCTGGACTTGGCAACAGGAGTTTGACCAGAATGAAGACGGTGTCATTCAGGACAATGAGAAGTTCGGCGACCGGTTCCGTATCCAGCGCAACCGCCGGGTAACCGAAACCAACGGTTTCCATGCGGACTTCGCCTGGGGCGAAAATGCCGACGTCAGCGGCATCAAGTTCGGCCTGGCCTGGGATGAGAATTCCAGCAACATGGACGCCTGGGGCGGCACGCAGGAGTTTCAGGAAAATTTTGTGGACGGCTCCGATGCCGACCTGAATTTCTCTGACTACCTCGGCCCATCACTGGTTGACGACCTGGGCAGCAACATCAGTGGCTATAACGGGTACTCCGGTATCGCCCAGGTGGACTGGGCGCGCATCAAGGAGGCCACCAACTATGACGACTTCGAGCCGATCAAAACCAGTGGCGACCAGTTTGGCCAGACCGTCGGTAACATCAGTGAAGAAATGCTGGGCCTGTATGTGGAAGGCAACGTTGAGCAGCAGGTGAATGATCGGCCGCTGCGCATCAACGCCGGTATTCGCTGGGTGGATACCGAACAGACGGTGAGCACCGACCAGAGCGAAACCAAGGCGGATTACAGCAAAGTGTTGCCCTCCTTCAGTATGGTGTACGACCTGCGGGACGATATCAAAGTGCGCATGAGCGGTTCGCGCAGCCTGACCCGTGCCAACCCGGCGGACATGTTCCCCAACTCAGCCTGGGGCAGCTCCGGTATCGAATCGGTGCGTGCCGGCAACCCCTTCCTGACACCGTTCGAAGCCACCAACTTCGACATTGGCGGTGAATGGTATTTTGAAAATACCGGCTATGTCGGTTTCACTCACTTCATCAAGGAAGTGACCGGGTTCACCCGCTCCGACACCCTGACCGTGGACTGGCTGGACCTGCCCAACTACGGCATGGACATCAACAACATCGGCGAGGACCGGGAGCAGGCACTGGCCGAGTGTGGCGGCCCGACCGTGTGTACGACTCAGGTGAGTACCCGCAGTAATGTGGATGGCTATACCACGCTATCTGGCTATGAAGCCATCTGGGTAATGCCGCTCGACTTTATTGTGGAAGGCCTGGGCTTTGACACCAGTGCCACCCACATTAACCAGAGCGCCAGTGACGAGGATGCCATTGTGACCGGCATTTCCGACTGGACCTACAACTTCACCGCCTTCTACGAAACCGACCGTCTGCAGGCTCGTATGACCTACTACCATCAGGATGGATCGGTGTCCGGGTACACCAATGGGTTCGAGCTCAAGTCCATGGACCGCTCCCAGGTGGACTTCTCCGGCAGCTATCGCCTACCGGTGCTTGAAGAGCAGAACCTGACCATCACCTTCGATGCCTACAACATCACCGACGAACCGGTCGGCACCTGGCATCAATACGAAGGCATTACCTTTGACGCCTTCTACCCCGGCGCCACCTATACCTTTGGTATTCGCGGCTCCTTTTAGCGCGGTGCGATGCTGAGACCTCCTGCCCAGGGATGGGAACACAACACTTTGGTCGGTGAATTCGTTCACTGGCCTTTTTTATATAAGAACTTTGTTTTTACATAATAAATTTGGCATCATTCCCACCCGGTACGATAAATCATAAACAAACGAGGCACCCCTCCAATGCGTTGGACCCAACCTTTGCTCTATATCGGATTGGCCACTGTGGTCATGACCGGCTGTAACAGCCAGCCCAACACCCCCAACCACTCCGACCGGGAAGAATGGATCGACCTGTTCAACGGCCAGGATCTGGACGACTGGATCATCAAGATTGCCGGCTCTCCTCCGGGCGAAAACACCCTGAACACCTTCCGCCTGGAGGACGGCAAGATCGTGGTCAGTTATGACCAGTACGATGAACTGAACGGTCGCTGGGGCCACATTTTTTACAAGGAGCCCTTCTCCCACTACCGCATCGAGGTGGAATACCGCTTTGTGGGCGAACAGGTCGCCGGTGCGCCAGAGTGGGCCATTCGCAACAACGGCATCATGTATCACGCCCAATCCCCGTATGAAATGGCAATCGACCAGGGCTACCCCGCCTGCATGGAGGTGCAACTGCTCGGTGGCAACGGCACCGATGAGCGCCACACCTCCAATCTGGTAACGCCGGGTACTCATGCGGTTTATGAGGGCGAGCTGCGCGAGGATCACATCATCGAGTCGACCAGCAAGACCTATCACGGCGATCAGTGGGTCACCGCTGAAGTGGAAGTGCACGGCAATGACCTGGCGATTCACCGGGTGGAAGGTGAAGAGGTCATCCGGTACAGCGGCATGCAACTGGATGACGGTACGCTACTGCACGAGGGCTATATCGCACTGCAGGCGGAAAGCGCCCCTATCGAATTCCGCTCGGTGCGCCTGCTCAACCTGAAGGGCTGCATGGACGACAGTGCCAGCAACTACAAGTCCTATTTTGTAGCAAACGACCCGGACGCCTGCACTTACTGATGATGCACCGGGGTGAGTGACCGGCCATCCCTCATTGACCATCTCGCTTGAGCCGCCGTCCGAGTCCGGGCGACGGCTTTTTTATTGGCGTTGGTCAGATATACTAGCCACCCGTATACTGGACCCCTTGTTTCACCATCGGAGCTTTTCATGCTGGAAGCCGTCTGGATCGCATTTGCCTTCACCCTGGGATTTCTGGTTCACCGGATGGGCCTGCCCAACCTGATCGGCTACCTGGCCGCCGGCTTTGCCATCAGTGCGGTCGCCCCGGCACTGAACCTCCCCGAAGAGAATGGTGAAATACTGGATCATATCGCCCACCTGGGTGTGCTGTTGCTGCTGTTTACAGTGGGCTTGAAGTTGCGCTTGCGCAACCTGGTGCGCCCGGAGGTGATCGGCGGCGGGCTGCTGCATTTTACCGTGTCCTGTCTGGTGCTCGCCCCGGCGTTTTATCTGTTTATGGATATCTCGCCCTACACCGCCGGCATGCTGGCGGTGGCGCTGGCCTTCTCCAGCACCGTGCTGGCGGCCAAGGTGCTCGACAGCAAGCGAGAGTTGCGCGCCTTTCACGGACGGGTGGCCATCGGCATTCTGATTGTGCAGGACCTGATCGCCCTGGTGGTCATGGCCTTTGCCAACGGTGAGACGCCCTCCTGGTGGGCGCTGCTGATTTTCGCTCTGCCGCTGTTGCGTCCGGTGTTCTATCGCCTGCTCGACATGAGTGGCCACGACGAGTTGCTGATGTTGCTGGGGTTGCTGTTGGCACTGGCCGTAGGTGGCCAGGGGTTCGAGTCTGTGGGACTCAGCTCCGAACTGGGAGCGCTGGCCTTTGGCGCCCTGCTGGCCAATCACCCGCGCGCGACCGAGCTGTCCAATTCGCTGTGGAGCGTCAAAGAGCTGTTTCTGGTGGGTTTCTTTCTGCAGATCGGCATGGAGGGGTTACCTGACGCCGACATGCTGATTTTTGCCGCCATCATGACGCTGGTGCTACCCCTCAAGGGGCTGCTGTTCTTCGTGTTGCTGCTGGCTTTCAAGCTCCGCGCCCGCAGTGCCTTTCTGACTGGTCTGAGCCTGAGTAACTACAGCGAGTTTGGCCTGATCGTCGCCAGTGTTGCGCTGCCGGAGTGGCTGGTGCCGATTGCCATTACCCTGGCGTTTTCCTTTGTGCTCTCCGCACCGCTCAACCACATCGCCCATCCGCTCTACGAGAAGCTGGCCAACCGCCTGCAGAAGCTGGAACGGGATAGCTGGCATCCGGACGAGCAGCCGATCTCCCTGGGTGATGCCGAGGTGGTGGTGATGGGTATGGGCCGCACCGGTGCCGCCGCCTACGAGCGCCTGCAGAAGCAGGGCTATAAATTGATTGCCCTGGACTCGGACCCCGGCAAGGTGGACAAACACCGTAAGGCGGGACGCAATATTCTGTTCGCCGACGCTGAGGATCAGGCCTTCTGGCAGGGGTTGGACATGACCCAGATCAAGGCGGTGGTCCTGAGCATGAGCGACTCGGAAGCGAAAATCATTTCCGCCAAAAAACTGCGCAGCAATGGCTTTGAGGGCTATATCGTGTCTCATAGCCTGTACGAGGATGAAGCCAACCGCATCGACGCCGCTGGCGCCAACCGGACTTACCTGACGATGAATGAGGCGGGCACCAGCCTGGCCGAGCACATCTGTCAGTACATGCAGACCGGCCGGGCCGAGCACTGATCAGGCGACGGCCTGCTCAAGGAACCGGCGCATCCACTGGCCAACACGCTCACCCTGGTGAGGAACCGAGTAGCTTTCAAGCACCCGGGCCAGGTGGTCTGGCGTCAGTTCCTGTTTGCGGTACTGCAACAGGGCCTGAGCGTAGTCCACGCTGAATTCCGGATGGCCCTGAATGGCCAGAACCCGACCGGGGATATGGAAGGCCGCATTCGGACAGAAGTCGTTACTGAGCAGACGTTCGGCGTCGGGCGGTAAGCGGGTCACCTGGTCGCGGTGGCTGATGATCAACGAAACCGATTCGGCATCATCCACAAACGGTGGCTTGGTCAGCAACGGATAGGTCATCACCCCCAGGCCCCAACCGGTGTCCGCGCGCCCGGCCTCTCCACCCAGCGCGTGCGCCAGCAGTTGATGGCCAAAACAGACACCCACCATCGGTTTACCCGCCTCGAACAGCGCCCGGACATACTCACGCAGTCGGCGAATCCAGGGCTCATCGGAAAAGGCATCGTACTGGCTGCCGGTGATCAGGTAGGCATCATACTGATCCATGTCCGACGGATAGTCGCCCTCAATGACCCTGAAAATGTCCATCTCCCAATCGAGCTGTTGACGCTCGAACAGCGCCTCAAACATTCGGCCGTAGCTGTGGTACTTAGGCTGCAACGCCTCTCTCAGAATATCCGCATCCAGAATGGCCAATCGCATGCACTGACTCCCGTCTTGTTGATCAACTGCCGCCCAGCTTAACCCACCTTCCGCCGGATTCCACCACTTCGAAGCGCGCCCACTGCCGGAATTCTTCCCGCTGACAAATGCCGGTCTCATAGGCGTTGGCGCCGGCGACGTTTTTATAGATCACCTGATCCCGGCGCTGTTCCGCGGCGTCCGCCGCATCAACGACTTGCCTCACACACCAGCGATTTCCCAACTCTCCGTTACTGTAGAAACGACCGGCATCAATTCGCTGCGGGTGCTCGACCTGCTGCTCGGCGTGTTCGCGTGCCAGCTGCGTCAGCTCCACCAGCTCTTCCGTTGTAATGTCGACGTAGGAATTCAGCTGCTCCATGGCGGCCGCCAGATCTTCCTGACTGAGGGTGATGGAGCCGACTTTGGGCGGCGCGTGTCTGGTATGGTCCAGGCGGCGACTCCAGTGGGCCGGATAGCGGCGCCACGCGAAAAAGCTGTTGAACACCACCGCCGTGGCCACCAGGGTGAGCGCATTCAGGGCCACCGGGGTGATCACATAGTGGTAACCCATGGAATGTACACTGGACCCACCGATGACCGCCACCAGA is a window from the Marinimicrobium koreense genome containing:
- a CDS encoding TonB-dependent receptor, yielding MKTPTFRLSKLGLLGLAIGAASFAQAQEANEEAAPATTGLEEVVVTGYRGSLLNSTNAKRDSNGFSDVIFADDIGNMPSQNLAESLARIPGVKINREVTGEGQQISVRGLGPSFTKIALNGNAMAVASTGSLTSGNRNREVDLDLFPTELFSSLAVSKTATAGQLEGGVSGYVNMRTARPSDFDGQHFSYSLEGAYSELSEDVSPKYSFMYSNSNEQFGVLFGLAGEQKSSRVDGYEAVALYTDGCVAEWSNPERTNSACVEGSEGFNHFFWSPEATPDYAAAKDGVAVGDPVDPVATSGLDAETLDTALLPYLGRPMTAVGDRDRMTGLLSLEFRPNDDMEFVLDTMYAQADRDFTRTEAMLWGRRNYLHQGAAIIPEDVTVENGYVTDATFYNAHIWVGSHQYTEDLNFVSFMPSMAWQISDDFKADISASYTKSEFDRDEPYVLYMSPGATMQYTVSGTLPSFNFSLDPASPDIGWTWQQEFDQNEDGVIQDNEKFGDRFRIQRNRRVTETNGFHADFAWGENADVSGIKFGLAWDENSSNMDAWGGTQEFQENFVDGSDADLNFSDYLGPSLVDDLGSNISGYNGYSGIAQVDWARIKEATNYDDFEPIKTSGDQFGQTVGNISEEMLGLYVEGNVEQQVNDRPLRINAGIRWVDTEQTVSTDQSETKADYSKVLPSFSMVYDLRDDIKVRMSGSRSLTRANPADMFPNSAWGSSGIESVRAGNPFLTPFEATNFDIGGEWYFENTGYVGFTHFIKEVTGFTRSDTLTVDWLDLPNYGMDINNIGEDREQALAECGGPTVCTTQVSTRSNVDGYTTLSGYEAIWVMPLDFIVEGLGFDTSATHINQSASDEDAIVTGISDWTYNFTAFYETDRLQARMTYYHQDGSVSGYTNGFELKSMDRSQVDFSGSYRLPVLEEQNLTITFDAYNITDEPVGTWHQYEGITFDAFYPGATYTFGIRGSF
- a CDS encoding 3-keto-disaccharide hydrolase, whose amino-acid sequence is MRWTQPLLYIGLATVVMTGCNSQPNTPNHSDREEWIDLFNGQDLDDWIIKIAGSPPGENTLNTFRLEDGKIVVSYDQYDELNGRWGHIFYKEPFSHYRIEVEYRFVGEQVAGAPEWAIRNNGIMYHAQSPYEMAIDQGYPACMEVQLLGGNGTDERHTSNLVTPGTHAVYEGELREDHIIESTSKTYHGDQWVTAEVEVHGNDLAIHRVEGEEVIRYSGMQLDDGTLLHEGYIALQAESAPIEFRSVRLLNLKGCMDDSASNYKSYFVANDPDACTY
- a CDS encoding cation:proton antiporter family protein, with amino-acid sequence MLEAVWIAFAFTLGFLVHRMGLPNLIGYLAAGFAISAVAPALNLPEENGEILDHIAHLGVLLLLFTVGLKLRLRNLVRPEVIGGGLLHFTVSCLVLAPAFYLFMDISPYTAGMLAVALAFSSTVLAAKVLDSKRELRAFHGRVAIGILIVQDLIALVVMAFANGETPSWWALLIFALPLLRPVFYRLLDMSGHDELLMLLGLLLALAVGGQGFESVGLSSELGALAFGALLANHPRATELSNSLWSVKELFLVGFFLQIGMEGLPDADMLIFAAIMTLVLPLKGLLFFVLLLAFKLRARSAFLTGLSLSNYSEFGLIVASVALPEWLVPIAITLAFSFVLSAPLNHIAHPLYEKLANRLQKLERDSWHPDEQPISLGDAEVVVMGMGRTGAAAYERLQKQGYKLIALDSDPGKVDKHRKAGRNILFADAEDQAFWQGLDMTQIKAVVLSMSDSEAKIISAKKLRSNGFEGYIVSHSLYEDEANRIDAAGANRTYLTMNEAGTSLAEHICQYMQTGRAEH
- a CDS encoding glutamine amidotransferase-related protein; the protein is MRLAILDADILREALQPKYHSYGRMFEALFERQQLDWEMDIFRVIEGDYPSDMDQYDAYLITGSQYDAFSDEPWIRRLREYVRALFEAGKPMVGVCFGHQLLAHALGGEAGRADTGWGLGVMTYPLLTKPPFVDDAESVSLIISHRDQVTRLPPDAERLLSNDFCPNAAFHIPGRVLAIQGHPEFSVDYAQALLQYRKQELTPDHLARVLESYSVPHQGERVGQWMRRFLEQAVA
- a CDS encoding HPP family protein produces the protein MSISSLWREILAYLGIERNRTRHSEKLLSALGAFVGILAVYGFSHWYLADVGALLMLASMGASAVLLFAVPHGALSQPWAVIGGHLVSAIVGVSCQKLFPGTLWTPALAVGLAVAAMHYLRCIHPPGGATALVAVIGGSSVHSMGYHYVITPVALNALTLVATAVVFNSFFAWRRYPAHWSRRLDHTRHAPPKVGSITLSQEDLAAAMEQLNSYVDITTEELVELTQLAREHAEQQVEHPQRIDAGRFYSNGELGNRWCVRQVVDAADAAEQRRDQVIYKNVAGANAYETGICQREEFRQWARFEVVESGGRWVKLGGS